One part of the Cyprinus carpio isolate SPL01 chromosome A25, ASM1834038v1, whole genome shotgun sequence genome encodes these proteins:
- the LOC109086702 gene encoding probable 2-oxoglutarate dehydrogenase E1 component DHKTD1, mitochondrial isoform X1 codes for MFRKMRGLSEFLENSPSIGDVLSHLTSTVGGHTLHVTMLPNPSHLEAINPVTQGKTRVRQQVKQEGDYSADPHAQPGDLSRDVSINFMMSILVSRLVHGDASFSGQGIVTETFTLSNLPHFRVGGSIHLIVNNQVGYTTPSERGRSSLYCSDVGKMVGCAIIHVNGDDVEDVLRATRLAVEYQRRFRKDVIVDLLCYRQWGHNELDEPFFTNPAMYKIIRSRKSIPDSYADQLISEGLMTEEERGQIKTTHYALLNDWLNNMTLYSPPPTNLQGRWGDLVEPQNRVSFWDTGVALPLLQFVGARSVDVPEEIQMHSHLRKTHVQARLQKLEEGTKLDWSTAEALAFGTLLCQGFNIHISGQDVGRGTFSQRHTMVVCQETNDMYIPLNHISPEQKGHLEVCNSALSEEAVLGFEYGMSIAQPGLLPIWEAQFGDFFNGAQIIFDTFLSGGEAKWLLQSGLVILLPHGYDGAGPEHSSCRIERFLQLCDSKEEGVDGDTVNMGVVNPTLPAQYYHLLRRQMIRNFRKPLIVASPKTLLCFSGAVSSLADMGPGTSFKPVIGDISVNPTSVQRILFCSGKHYYALLKHRETLPEAEKSTALIRVEELCPFPTEALQQELNKYTNAKDFIWSQEEPQNMGSWSFVSPRFEKQLACKLRLVSRPALPAPAVGIGTLHHQQHEAILTAAFS; via the exons ATGTTCCGTAAGATGAGGGGTCTCAGCGAGTTTCTGGAGAACTCTCCCTCTATTGGAGACGTGCTGTCCCATTTAACCTCCACGGTGGGCGGACACACTCTCCATGTCACTATGCTGCCGAACCCCTCCCACCTGGAGGCCATCAACCCTGTGACACAAGGAAAGACTCGTGTCCGTCAGCAAGTCAAACAGGAGGGTGATTACTCCGCTGACCCTCATGCACAACCAGGAGACCTGAGCAGAGATGTTTCAATCAATTTTATGATGTCTATTTTAGTTTCTAGATTA GTTCATGGCGATGCTTCGTTTTCAGGCCAAGGCATAGTAACGGAGACCTTCACACTGTCAAATCTCCCCCATTTCAGAGTAGGTGGAAGCATCCACCTCATTGTGAACAATCAAGTGGGCTACACTACTCCCTCAGAGAGGGGCCGATCATCTCTGTACTGTAGTGATGTTG GTAAAATGGTGGGATGTGCAATAATCCATGTGAATGGCGATGATGTTGAGGATGTCCTCAGGGCGACCCGGCTGGCCGTGGAGTACCAGAGACGCTTCAGAAAAGATGTCATTGTAGACCTGCTTTGTTACCGCCAATGGGGGCACAATGAGCTGGATGAGCCCTTTTTCACAAACCCCGCAATGTATAAAATTATCCG GTCGAGAAAAAGTATCCCAGATTCATATGCCGACCAACTCATCTCTGAGGGTCTGATGACAGAGGAAGAGCGCGGGCAGATCAAGACCACCCACTACGCCCTGCTCAACGACTGGCTGAACAACATGACCCTCTACAGCCCTCCGCCCACCAACCTCCAGGGGCGCTGGGGAGACCTGGTGGAGCCCCAGAACAGGGTCTCATTCTGGGACACGGGCGTAGCGCTGCCCCTGCTGCAGTTCGTAGGTGCCAGATCAGTAGACGTACCTGAGGAGATTCAAATGCACAGCCACCTGAGAAAGACACACGTGCAG GCACGCCTGCAGAAACTGGAAGAGGGCACAAAATTAGACTGGTCCACAGCGGAAGCCCTGGCATTTGGCACGTTGCTGTGCCAGG GATTTAATATCCATATCAGCGGTCAGGATGTTGGCCGGGGTACATTCAGTCAGCGTCACACTATGGTTGTGTGTCAAGAAACCAACGACATGTACATCCCCCTCAATCACATCAGCCCTGAACAGAAAGGCCACTTGGAG GTGTGCAACAGTGCTCTTTCTGAGGAAGCTGTTCTGGGGTTTGAGTATGGAATGAGCATTGCTCAGCCTGGACTGCTGCCCATCTGGGAGGCTCAGTTTGGAGATTTCTTCAACGGCGCTCAGATAATATTTGACACTTTCCTCtctggag GTGAGGCGAAATGGCTCCTGCAGAGTGGATTGGTCATCTTACTGCCGCACGGATACGATGGAGCCGGACCAGAGCATTCATCCTGCCGAATCGAGCGTTTCTTACAG CTCTGTGACAGTAAAGAGGAAGGTGTGGACGGTGACACAGTGAACATGGGAGTGGTGAATCCTACCCTACCTGCGCAGTACTACCACCTTTTGCGGAGACAAATGATTAGAAACTTCAGGAAGCCGCTAATCGTGGCCTCTCCTAAGACTCTTCTGTGCTTTTCT GGGGCAGTGTCAAGCTTGGCTGATATGGGACCAGGAACTTCCTTTAAGCCTGTCATTGGTGATATTTCTGTAAACCCCACAAG TGTGCAGCGGATTCTGTTTTGTTCAGGTAAACATTACTACGCCCTGCTGAAACATCGAGAGACGTTACCAGAGGCAGAAAAAAGCACAGCTTTGATCAGAGTGGAGGAACTGTGTCCTTTCCCCACGGAAGCCCTACAAcaggaactaaataaatacacaaacgcCAAAG ATTTTATCTGGAGTCAAGAGGAGCCACAGAACATGGGCAGCTGGTCATTTGTATCACCGAGATTTGAAAAACAGTTAGCCTGCAAG TTGAGATTAGTCAGCAGACCAGCATTACCTGCTCCTGCCGTGGGCATCGGTACCCTCCACCATCAGCAGCATGAAGCCATCCTGACCGCGGCTTTCTCCTGA
- the LOC109086702 gene encoding probable 2-oxoglutarate dehydrogenase E1 component DHKTD1, mitochondrial isoform X2: protein MFRKMRGLSEFLENSPSIGDVLSHLTSTVGGHTLHVTMLPNPSHLEAINPVTQGKTRVRQQVKQEGDYSADPHAQPGDLSRDVSINFMMSILVSRLVHGDASFSGQGIVTETFTLSNLPHFRVGGSIHLIVNNQVGYTTPSERGRSSLYCSDVGKMVGCAIIHVNGDDVEDVLRATRLAVEYQRRFRKDVIVDLLCYRQWGHNELDEPFFTNPAMYKIIRSRKSIPDSYADQLISEGLMTEEERGQIKTTHYALLNDWLNNMTLYSPPPTNLQGRWGDLVEPQNRVSFWDTGVALPLLQFVGARSVDVPEEIQMHSHLRKTHVQARLQKLEEGTKLDWSTAEALAFGTLLCQGFNIHISGQDVGRGTFSQRHTMVVCQETNDMYIPLNHISPEQKGHLEVCNSALSEEAVLGFEYGMSIAQPGLLPIWEAQFGDFFNGAQIIFDTFLSGGEAKWLLQSGLVILLPHGYDGAGPEHSSCRIERFLQLCDSKEEGVDGDTVNMGVVNPTLPAQYYHLLRRQMIRNFRKPLIVASPKTLLCFSGAVSSLADMGPGTSFKPVIGDISVNPTSVQRILFCSGKHYYALLKHRETLPEAEKSTALIRVEELCPFPTEALQQELNKYTNAKVEISQQTSITCSCRGHRYPPPSAA from the exons ATGTTCCGTAAGATGAGGGGTCTCAGCGAGTTTCTGGAGAACTCTCCCTCTATTGGAGACGTGCTGTCCCATTTAACCTCCACGGTGGGCGGACACACTCTCCATGTCACTATGCTGCCGAACCCCTCCCACCTGGAGGCCATCAACCCTGTGACACAAGGAAAGACTCGTGTCCGTCAGCAAGTCAAACAGGAGGGTGATTACTCCGCTGACCCTCATGCACAACCAGGAGACCTGAGCAGAGATGTTTCAATCAATTTTATGATGTCTATTTTAGTTTCTAGATTA GTTCATGGCGATGCTTCGTTTTCAGGCCAAGGCATAGTAACGGAGACCTTCACACTGTCAAATCTCCCCCATTTCAGAGTAGGTGGAAGCATCCACCTCATTGTGAACAATCAAGTGGGCTACACTACTCCCTCAGAGAGGGGCCGATCATCTCTGTACTGTAGTGATGTTG GTAAAATGGTGGGATGTGCAATAATCCATGTGAATGGCGATGATGTTGAGGATGTCCTCAGGGCGACCCGGCTGGCCGTGGAGTACCAGAGACGCTTCAGAAAAGATGTCATTGTAGACCTGCTTTGTTACCGCCAATGGGGGCACAATGAGCTGGATGAGCCCTTTTTCACAAACCCCGCAATGTATAAAATTATCCG GTCGAGAAAAAGTATCCCAGATTCATATGCCGACCAACTCATCTCTGAGGGTCTGATGACAGAGGAAGAGCGCGGGCAGATCAAGACCACCCACTACGCCCTGCTCAACGACTGGCTGAACAACATGACCCTCTACAGCCCTCCGCCCACCAACCTCCAGGGGCGCTGGGGAGACCTGGTGGAGCCCCAGAACAGGGTCTCATTCTGGGACACGGGCGTAGCGCTGCCCCTGCTGCAGTTCGTAGGTGCCAGATCAGTAGACGTACCTGAGGAGATTCAAATGCACAGCCACCTGAGAAAGACACACGTGCAG GCACGCCTGCAGAAACTGGAAGAGGGCACAAAATTAGACTGGTCCACAGCGGAAGCCCTGGCATTTGGCACGTTGCTGTGCCAGG GATTTAATATCCATATCAGCGGTCAGGATGTTGGCCGGGGTACATTCAGTCAGCGTCACACTATGGTTGTGTGTCAAGAAACCAACGACATGTACATCCCCCTCAATCACATCAGCCCTGAACAGAAAGGCCACTTGGAG GTGTGCAACAGTGCTCTTTCTGAGGAAGCTGTTCTGGGGTTTGAGTATGGAATGAGCATTGCTCAGCCTGGACTGCTGCCCATCTGGGAGGCTCAGTTTGGAGATTTCTTCAACGGCGCTCAGATAATATTTGACACTTTCCTCtctggag GTGAGGCGAAATGGCTCCTGCAGAGTGGATTGGTCATCTTACTGCCGCACGGATACGATGGAGCCGGACCAGAGCATTCATCCTGCCGAATCGAGCGTTTCTTACAG CTCTGTGACAGTAAAGAGGAAGGTGTGGACGGTGACACAGTGAACATGGGAGTGGTGAATCCTACCCTACCTGCGCAGTACTACCACCTTTTGCGGAGACAAATGATTAGAAACTTCAGGAAGCCGCTAATCGTGGCCTCTCCTAAGACTCTTCTGTGCTTTTCT GGGGCAGTGTCAAGCTTGGCTGATATGGGACCAGGAACTTCCTTTAAGCCTGTCATTGGTGATATTTCTGTAAACCCCACAAG TGTGCAGCGGATTCTGTTTTGTTCAGGTAAACATTACTACGCCCTGCTGAAACATCGAGAGACGTTACCAGAGGCAGAAAAAAGCACAGCTTTGATCAGAGTGGAGGAACTGTGTCCTTTCCCCACGGAAGCCCTACAAcaggaactaaataaatacacaaacgcCAAAG TTGAGATTAGTCAGCAGACCAGCATTACCTGCTCCTGCCGTGGGCATCGGTACCCTCCACCATCAGCAGCATGA
- the LOC109067893 gene encoding probable 2-oxoglutarate dehydrogenase E1 component DHKTD1, mitochondrial — protein sequence MLRKFKCVFDRARVPEVSLLNGVVHGVLNTTGLRHFGKVKATSEEVVAFLERTYCGRISVETTQLQSLQEREWFADRFEDLKKEAFSPEERRQLAKLMLESQEFDHFLATKFATVKRYGGEGAESMMGFFYELFRSAVYSGVTDVVMGMPHRGRLNLLTGLLQFPPEIDTCFFWLYLLYVDSKLDRLA from the exons ATGTTGAGAAAATTCAAATGTGTTTTCGATCGTGCCAG GGTGCCTGAGGTCAGCCTGCTGAATGGAGTCGTTCATGGAGTCCTCAACACCACTG GATTGCGGCATTTTGGGAAAGTCAAGGCGACCTCTGAAGAGGTGGTGGCCTTTCTGGAAAGAACGTACTGTGGGAGAATCTCAGTGGAAACCACTCAGCTCCAGAGCTTGCAGGAAAGAGAATGGTTTGCAGACCGATTTGAGGACCTCAAGAAAGAGGCGTTTTCACCGGAGGAGAGGAGACAGCTGGCTAAACTGATGCTTGAATCACAG GAATTTGACCACTTTTTAGCCACCAAGTTTGCCACTGTTAAACGATATGGAGGTGAGGGAGCAGAGAGCATGATGGGATTTTTCTACGAGCTGTTCCGCTCTGCGGTGTACAGTGGAGTGACAGACGTGGTCATGGGAATGCCTCACCGTGGACGTCTCAACCTCCTCACCGGACTACTGCAGTTCCCTCCAGAGATTGATACTTGTTTCTTCTGgctatatttactgtatgtagatAGTAAACTGGACAGATTGGCTTAA